In Pseudomonas fluorescens NCIMB 11764, a single window of DNA contains:
- a CDS encoding GGDEF domain-containing protein — protein MSDETQRWKEKYLKSIEQQEKLERRWDARLDLLRRGLVRSTLAAEGTDRAVDQCMKEMREVIRTNDMDAGLAALLPRLEKAVLDSEQRRETRVNQTSAALTALVAQLQTLPLPREVSRPLKNFAKTLDGRVSQAREIPLLLSELSGLQGKALSQLENPAEPGRPGLLQRLFGNRETEDAVQRVVPPEAQAPTPPPVEEIAAAPHELPQLIVDPEPVADEPPVTPPADHPAPPDPEMIEVPAATTIAEVVAFIPPVHEPQRAPVPSVQTESEQPEQPAPVASPAVITAVSETQLATNPDELTPAVFLDSALAAIDPEQSEHDILYALPDSPEPSYSSVAKHIEDTLLGLLDDLSLPERYRPQAEAMRDRLQNGLNWYELLPILDDLATLMLAINNSGQHEFEVYLQQLNERLESFQSNLQAASDGHADNRSAARDMDTQIREQVDGLQSSMQEAADLEDLKHVLENHLEGLLGTMDQHQKQRDAREQEVAARLKGLAERVAHMEQEAQGYREHLEEQRQKALIDPLTGLPNRAAWSERLDHEISQWQQHGNTLLLAMLDLDHFKRINDNYGHLAGDKVLKIIASVLRKRLRGTDFIARFGGEEFVLLMPGTVPATGAKLLENLRASIEACPFHFKGEPVTITVSMGMTAFKPGEHSDMVLKRADQALYRAKHAGRNRVELG, from the coding sequence ATGAGCGACGAAACACAGCGCTGGAAAGAGAAATACCTTAAAAGCATCGAACAACAGGAAAAGCTCGAACGTCGTTGGGATGCCCGGCTCGACCTGCTGCGGCGCGGACTGGTGCGCAGTACGCTGGCGGCCGAGGGCACCGACCGCGCGGTTGATCAGTGCATGAAAGAAATGCGCGAAGTCATCCGCACCAATGACATGGACGCCGGCCTGGCGGCACTGCTTCCGCGCCTGGAAAAAGCCGTACTCGACTCAGAACAGCGCCGCGAGACCCGGGTCAATCAGACCAGCGCCGCACTGACCGCGCTGGTGGCGCAACTGCAGACATTGCCGCTGCCCCGCGAAGTGAGCCGCCCACTCAAGAACTTCGCCAAGACACTGGACGGACGCGTCAGCCAGGCGCGCGAGATCCCGTTGCTGCTCAGCGAGCTGAGCGGCCTGCAAGGGAAAGCCCTGAGTCAGCTGGAGAACCCGGCGGAACCCGGTCGCCCAGGCTTGTTACAGCGCTTGTTTGGCAATCGTGAAACGGAAGATGCGGTACAGCGGGTGGTTCCCCCGGAGGCACAAGCGCCCACCCCGCCGCCTGTCGAAGAGATTGCGGCCGCGCCTCACGAACTGCCGCAACTGATCGTCGATCCCGAGCCCGTTGCCGACGAGCCACCCGTGACGCCGCCTGCCGATCATCCTGCCCCGCCCGATCCAGAGATGATCGAAGTACCCGCAGCGACGACGATCGCTGAAGTCGTGGCTTTTATACCGCCAGTCCATGAACCTCAGCGAGCGCCTGTTCCTTCTGTCCAAACAGAGAGTGAACAGCCAGAGCAACCGGCACCAGTCGCCTCACCAGCCGTCATCACTGCGGTATCCGAGACTCAGCTGGCGACCAATCCAGACGAGTTGACCCCGGCGGTATTTCTCGATAGCGCATTGGCCGCCATCGATCCGGAACAATCCGAACACGATATTCTCTACGCCCTGCCGGACTCGCCGGAGCCGTCCTACAGCTCCGTCGCCAAGCACATCGAAGACACGCTTCTGGGCCTGCTGGACGACCTGTCACTGCCAGAGCGGTATCGCCCACAAGCCGAAGCGATGCGCGATCGTCTGCAAAACGGCTTGAATTGGTACGAGTTGCTACCGATTCTCGACGATCTGGCGACCTTGATGCTGGCAATAAACAACAGTGGCCAGCACGAATTTGAAGTCTATTTGCAGCAACTCAATGAGCGCCTCGAGTCATTCCAGAGCAACCTGCAAGCCGCCAGCGATGGCCATGCGGACAACCGCTCGGCTGCGCGGGACATGGACACGCAGATCCGCGAGCAGGTCGACGGCCTGCAGAGCAGCATGCAAGAGGCAGCGGACCTCGAAGACCTCAAGCACGTTCTGGAGAACCACCTCGAAGGCCTGCTCGGGACCATGGATCAGCACCAGAAGCAGCGCGATGCGCGAGAACAGGAAGTGGCAGCTCGCCTTAAAGGCCTGGCAGAACGCGTGGCGCACATGGAGCAGGAAGCCCAAGGCTACCGCGAGCATCTTGAAGAGCAGCGCCAGAAAGCCTTGATCGACCCACTGACCGGACTGCCCAACCGTGCGGCCTGGAGCGAACGGCTCGATCACGAAATCAGCCAGTGGCAACAACACGGCAACACCCTGTTGCTGGCCATGCTCGACCTTGATCACTTCAAGCGCATCAATGACAACTATGGCCACCTGGCGGGCGACAAGGTACTGAAAATCATCGCCAGCGTGTTGCGCAAGCGCCTGCGCGGGACCGATTTCATTGCACGGTTTGGCGGTGAAGAGTTTGTCCTGCTGATGCCAGGCACTGTGCCGGCGACGGGGGCAAAACTGCTGGAAAACCTGCGCGCGTCCATCGAAGCCTGCCCATTCCACTTCAAGGGGGAGCCGGTGACCATCACCGTTTCGATGGGAATGACTGCATTCAAACCCGGAGAGCACAGCGATATGGTACTTAAAAGAGCCGATCAGGCTTTGTACCGCGCCAAACATGCTGGCCGCAATCGGGTGGAACTCGGCTAG
- a CDS encoding endonuclease/exonuclease/phosphatase family protein, producing the protein MRRWGTERVVGLHDPRVNEHHLESTGLPADSRLRLLSFNIQVGISTERYRHYLTRGWQHLLPHTGRADNLQKIGNLLGDFDLVALQEADGGSLRSGYVNQVEHLAQLGAFPYWYQQLNRNLGRLGQHSNGVLSRLRPWAIEDHPLPGPKGRGAILVRFGEGPEALVVVMMHLALGARARSMQLAYIRELIGGYKHQVLMGDMNTHASDLLQNSPLRDLGLLAPQLEATFPSWRPQRCLDHILLSPTLTLEKVEVLAQPISDHLPVAVEIRLPGSLTADALPALSPAPRGTHE; encoded by the coding sequence ATGCGCCGCTGGGGAACTGAACGCGTCGTTGGCCTGCATGATCCGCGGGTCAACGAACATCACCTGGAATCGACGGGCCTGCCCGCAGACAGCCGTCTGCGCTTGCTCAGCTTCAACATTCAGGTCGGTATCAGTACCGAGCGCTATCGGCACTACCTGACCCGGGGCTGGCAACACCTGTTGCCGCACACCGGTCGTGCTGACAATCTGCAAAAGATCGGCAATCTGTTGGGCGACTTCGATCTGGTCGCCCTGCAGGAAGCCGACGGCGGCAGCCTGCGATCCGGCTACGTCAATCAAGTTGAACACCTGGCGCAACTCGGTGCCTTCCCCTACTGGTATCAACAACTCAATCGCAATCTCGGTCGCCTCGGCCAGCACAGCAATGGCGTGCTCAGTCGCCTGCGCCCGTGGGCGATTGAAGATCATCCGCTGCCGGGGCCCAAGGGTCGCGGTGCGATCCTGGTGCGTTTCGGTGAAGGTCCGGAAGCGTTGGTGGTGGTCATGATGCACCTGGCGCTGGGCGCCCGCGCCCGGAGCATGCAACTGGCTTACATCCGCGAGCTGATCGGTGGTTATAAACATCAGGTGCTGATGGGCGACATGAATACCCACGCCAGTGACCTGCTGCAAAATTCTCCGTTGCGCGACCTCGGCCTGCTGGCGCCGCAATTGGAAGCAACCTTCCCCAGCTGGCGCCCGCAGCGCTGTCTGGACCACATTCTGTTGAGCCCGACGCTGACGCTGGAAAAGGTCGAAGTGCTGGCACAACCCATTTCCGATCACCTGCCGGTCGCGGTTGAGATTCGTCTGCCGGGTTCGCTCACGGCCGATGCATTGCCCGCGTTGAGTCCTGCCCCTCGCGGAACCCATGAATGA
- the dsbA gene encoding thiol:disulfide interchange protein DsbA, producing MRNLIISAALVAASLFGMTAQAAEAPAAPYVELSNPVPVAVPGKIEVVELFWYGCPHCYAFEPVINPWVEKLPSDVNFVRIPAMFGGPWDAHGQMFLTLEAMGVESKVHAAVFNAIQKEHKKLTDKNEMADFLATQGVDKDKFLATFDSFAIKGQINKARELAKKYEISGVPTMIVNGKYRFDVGSAGGAEQALQLADKLVDKERAANKAAAN from the coding sequence ATGCGTAATCTGATCATCAGCGCCGCACTCGTCGCTGCCAGCCTTTTCGGCATGACTGCCCAAGCCGCCGAGGCACCCGCCGCCCCTTATGTCGAACTGAGTAATCCGGTTCCGGTAGCCGTGCCTGGCAAGATCGAAGTGGTGGAGCTGTTCTGGTACGGCTGCCCGCATTGCTACGCTTTCGAGCCGGTGATCAATCCCTGGGTCGAGAAACTGCCGTCCGACGTGAATTTCGTCCGTATTCCAGCCATGTTTGGCGGCCCATGGGACGCACACGGCCAAATGTTCCTGACCCTGGAAGCCATGGGCGTCGAGAGCAAGGTTCACGCTGCCGTGTTCAACGCCATTCAGAAGGAACACAAAAAGCTGACCGATAAAAACGAAATGGCCGACTTCCTGGCGACTCAAGGCGTAGACAAGGACAAGTTCCTGGCGACCTTCGATTCCTTCGCCATCAAGGGCCAGATCAACAAAGCTCGCGAGCTGGCCAAAAAGTATGAAATCTCCGGCGTTCCAACCATGATCGTCAACGGCAAGTATCGCTTTGACGTGGGTTCTGCCGGCGGCGCCGAGCAGGCGTTGCAACTGGCCGACAAACTGGTCGACAAAGAGCGAGCGGCTAACAAGGCTGCTGCCAACTAA
- a CDS encoding c-type cytochrome, with the protein MNKLIVSLLLTVGISGIAHAAGDATAGQAKAAVCGACHGPDGNSMAPNFPKLAGQGERYLNKQLHDIKSGKRTVLEMTGLLTNLSDQDMADIAAYFASQKGSVGAADPKVVARGEALFRGGDLAKGLPACTGCHSPNGAGNAAAGFPHLGGQHAQYIAKQLTDFRKEEGGRNNDGDTKTMQTIAKRLSDEDIAAVSSYIQGLH; encoded by the coding sequence ATGAACAAATTGATCGTGAGTCTGCTGTTGACCGTGGGGATCTCCGGCATAGCCCATGCTGCAGGTGATGCAACTGCTGGTCAGGCGAAAGCCGCAGTATGTGGCGCCTGTCATGGCCCGGATGGCAACAGCATGGCGCCTAACTTTCCGAAACTGGCAGGTCAAGGCGAGCGTTATCTGAACAAGCAGCTGCACGACATCAAGTCCGGCAAACGCACGGTACTGGAAATGACCGGCCTGCTGACCAACCTGAGCGATCAGGACATGGCCGATATCGCTGCCTACTTCGCCAGCCAGAAAGGCAGCGTTGGCGCCGCCGACCCTAAAGTCGTGGCTCGCGGTGAAGCACTGTTCCGTGGCGGTGACCTTGCCAAGGGCTTGCCAGCCTGCACCGGCTGCCACTCGCCAAACGGCGCAGGCAACGCGGCCGCCGGCTTCCCGCACCTGGGTGGCCAGCACGCTCAATACATTGCCAAGCAGCTGACCGATTTCCGCAAGGAAGAAGGCGGTCGCAACAACGACGGCGACACCAAAACCATGCAGACCATTGCCAAACGCCTGAGCGACGAAGACATCGCTGCGGTGTCCAGCTACATTCAGGGTCTGCACTAG
- a CDS encoding c-type cytochrome, producing MTKWLLAAGVLMPLYSAQATQDPEAVYNRVCGACHSGQLPMAPRKGDQEAWTPRLAKGMETLVQHVTQGFKAMPPRGLCMDCSAEDYQAIIQWMSE from the coding sequence ATGACGAAATGGCTGCTAGCTGCCGGTGTCTTGATGCCGCTTTACAGCGCTCAGGCTACACAGGATCCGGAAGCTGTGTACAACCGTGTGTGTGGTGCCTGTCATTCCGGCCAACTCCCCATGGCGCCCCGAAAGGGCGATCAGGAAGCTTGGACGCCGAGGTTGGCGAAAGGTATGGAGACGCTGGTGCAACACGTGACCCAGGGTTTCAAGGCGATGCCGCCGCGTGGTTTGTGCATGGACTGCAGTGCCGAGGATTACCAAGCCATCATCCAGTGGATGAGCGAGTGA